The following proteins are co-located in the Malassezia restricta chromosome II, complete sequence genome:
- a CDS encoding small subunit ribosomal protein S16, whose product MVVRLRLARHGTRNNPFYHLVAIQNTKARDARPIEKLGEYDPVPRRVRPVQMHHMHGEDRPGFNGQIISPGIQTDVRMEKRIEWNENRIKYWLNTGAQPSKPVARLLDRAGLIPLEKRSLYKGLFHPPSHLPEGSIESASKE is encoded by the coding sequence ATGGTCGTGCGATtgcgcctggcgcggcacggcaccCGAAACAACCCTTTTTATCACCTTGTGGCCATCCAAAATACCAAAGCGCGTGATGCAAGACCTATTGAAAAACTAGGAGAATATGATCCTGTGCCGCGACGTGTTCGTCCAGTGCAAATGCATCACATGCATGGAGAAGATCGACCAGGATTCAATGGTCAAATCATTTCACCTGGGATTCAGACTGATGTGCGCATGGAAAAGCGTATCGAGTGGAATGAAAATCGTATAAAGTACTGGCTTAATACGGGCGCGCAGCCTAGCAAGCCGGTAGCTCGGCTACTTGATAGGGCTGGTCTCATTCCTTTGGAGAAGCGTTCATTATACAAAGGTCTTTTCCATCCTCCTTCCCACTTGCCTGAAGGATCGATTGAAAGTGCGTCTAAGGAGTAA